The following coding sequences are from one Bradyrhizobium sp. 200 window:
- a CDS encoding DMT family transporter, protein MQAKSHPMNQPSLFVPLLCGTLAMASWSIGNVLSKAALCCIEPLSLLTGQLAVSAASLTVLSIWSGAPPRLSDWRAGLPGLLQPALASGLSIFGLTMLPASVEAILFAVETPMIILLAWLILGETPNRGVGLLCLLAFAGVGLLSWTSEPDPYATRGLGVGLVLGGVLFASLYSVTVRLMSRRIDALRLTTASQIVAFAAVGCVWIGVRPLPTLTPTITDVILVVASGLLLMSIPFLLYGLALERMSATAAALLLPLVPMFTSIFASVFLQETLTARQWLGAATVLVSALGMPLALRSKPHD, encoded by the coding sequence ATGCAAGCGAAAAGCCATCCGATGAACCAGCCTAGCCTTTTCGTACCGCTTCTTTGCGGAACGCTTGCGATGGCTAGTTGGAGTATCGGCAACGTCCTGTCCAAGGCCGCCCTCTGCTGTATCGAGCCGCTCTCGCTACTAACAGGGCAGTTGGCTGTGAGTGCCGCAAGCCTGACCGTACTATCCATCTGGTCAGGCGCGCCGCCACGCTTGAGCGATTGGCGTGCTGGCCTTCCGGGCCTCCTGCAGCCGGCGCTTGCGTCTGGTTTGTCGATCTTCGGCCTGACGATGCTACCGGCTTCTGTGGAAGCGATCCTGTTCGCAGTTGAAACGCCAATGATCATACTCCTCGCGTGGCTGATCCTTGGCGAGACCCCCAACCGGGGCGTCGGCTTGCTCTGCTTGTTGGCCTTTGCCGGAGTTGGTTTGCTGAGCTGGACCTCTGAACCCGATCCCTACGCAACGCGCGGACTGGGAGTCGGCCTCGTCCTCGGCGGTGTTCTATTTGCTTCACTCTACAGCGTCACAGTCCGTTTGATGTCGCGTCGGATCGATGCGCTGCGGCTTACGACAGCAAGCCAAATCGTCGCGTTCGCAGCAGTGGGATGTGTATGGATTGGTGTTCGTCCATTGCCGACGCTCACGCCAACTATCACTGATGTTATTTTGGTGGTCGCATCCGGATTGCTGCTCATGTCAATTCCATTTCTTCTCTACGGCCTTGCGCTGGAGCGCATGAGCGCGACCGCGGCCGCGCTGTTGCTGCCGCTAGTTCCGATGTTTACGTCCATCTTCGCATCTGTTTTCCTTCAGGAAACCCTGACTGCAAGACAGTGGCTAGGGGCTGCCACTGTTCTCGTGTCGGCGCTTGGAATGCCCTTGGCCCTGCGTTCCAAACCGCACGATTGA
- a CDS encoding biotin/lipoyl-containing protein, which yields MKHSFEVDGVDYQLSLSRCQQGYRLRLCNKVIAPVALSQQAEGCGVLTIAGESEPVRFAIDGEVIHVHIRGRTRILHYRDPLRTLACANNEADHLLTRAPMPGLVVTTSVSPGQSVSAGTALMKIESMKLETIIRSSRDGVIDRIHFNEGESFERGAVLVTLSDEGR from the coding sequence GTGAAACACTCTTTTGAAGTTGATGGCGTAGATTATCAGCTATCGCTTTCACGCTGCCAACAGGGCTATCGCCTTCGCTTGTGTAATAAAGTGATTGCCCCAGTCGCGCTCTCCCAGCAAGCCGAGGGTTGCGGCGTCCTTACCATCGCTGGCGAAAGCGAACCGGTCAGGTTCGCCATCGACGGCGAGGTCATTCACGTGCATATCCGCGGCAGGACGCGCATTTTGCACTACCGCGACCCGTTGAGAACGCTCGCTTGCGCGAATAATGAGGCGGATCATCTTCTGACCCGCGCGCCAATGCCGGGCCTCGTCGTGACGACCAGCGTTTCGCCTGGTCAATCCGTTTCCGCAGGCACGGCGCTCATGAAAATCGAGAGCATGAAGTTGGAAACCATCATACGCTCTTCACGGGACGGCGTGATTGACCGAATCCACTTCAACGAAGGCGAGAGCTTCGAGCGAGGCGCAGTGCTGGTTACGCTCTCCGATGAAGGGCGTTGA
- a CDS encoding carboxyl transferase domain-containing protein, whose amino-acid sequence MKGVEMQRIASAADVKSHDFCLNELHNKRLAAELKERQRAARFNRPERDLERLRRQNKLFVRDRIEALLDPETPFLELSTLAANKAYDGEVPGAAQVVGIGIVSGREVIVHADDASVKGGAWYPLSVKKIVRALDIAIENRLPVVHLCDGAGGFLPLQAEFFADRYYAGRIFRNQSILSKMGVPQVAIAMGHCTAGGAYVPALSDYNIIVEGTGAIFLGGPPVVKAATGETVSVEELGGAHMHTSVSGTSDYFAHSEMHAIAIARDIVARFNRVTKASINRVAPEPPAYDASELYGILPRDPRVQFDMREIIARLVDGSRFHEYQPRYGESLVCGFARLYGYQIGLIANNGALLSDSALKGAHFIQLCDKNRTPLLFLQNITGFMVGREYERRGITKDGAKLIMAVSGASVPKFTVICNRSHGAGTFAMAGRAFDPRFMFSWPQSQISAMGAEQAAGVLTHVKARQLARAGGRLSEQGLAAIREPIVEEYRERSSAYYATSEIWDDGILDPVDTRNALAIVLSASLNTPIEPPRYGVFRL is encoded by the coding sequence ATGAAGGGCGTTGAGATGCAGCGGATCGCTTCTGCAGCGGATGTCAAATCCCACGACTTTTGCCTCAACGAACTCCACAACAAACGACTTGCGGCCGAATTAAAGGAACGGCAACGTGCCGCCCGCTTCAACCGTCCCGAACGGGACCTTGAGCGCCTGCGTCGGCAAAACAAGCTGTTTGTGCGTGATCGGATTGAGGCTTTGCTCGATCCAGAAACTCCGTTCCTCGAGCTTTCGACGCTAGCCGCTAACAAGGCTTACGACGGCGAGGTGCCTGGAGCAGCGCAGGTTGTCGGCATCGGCATCGTATCGGGTCGCGAAGTCATTGTTCACGCGGATGACGCGAGCGTGAAGGGCGGCGCATGGTACCCGCTATCTGTCAAGAAGATCGTGCGCGCTTTGGATATAGCGATCGAGAACCGTCTGCCCGTGGTTCATCTGTGCGACGGTGCTGGTGGATTCCTGCCTTTGCAGGCGGAGTTCTTCGCGGATCGGTATTACGCGGGTCGAATCTTCCGCAACCAATCCATTCTCTCAAAGATGGGAGTGCCGCAAGTCGCCATCGCAATGGGTCATTGCACCGCGGGAGGGGCGTACGTACCCGCACTTAGCGACTACAACATCATCGTGGAGGGAACGGGCGCGATTTTTCTAGGGGGCCCCCCAGTCGTGAAAGCGGCCACGGGCGAAACGGTATCCGTCGAAGAGCTTGGCGGCGCTCATATGCATACCAGCGTGTCTGGAACGAGTGACTATTTCGCACACTCCGAGATGCACGCGATTGCCATCGCGCGGGACATTGTCGCTCGTTTCAATCGTGTTACGAAAGCCTCGATCAATAGGGTCGCTCCTGAGCCGCCCGCTTACGATGCGTCTGAGTTGTACGGCATTCTTCCCAGGGATCCTCGAGTGCAGTTCGACATGCGGGAGATTATCGCCCGTCTGGTCGACGGCAGCCGATTTCACGAATACCAGCCTCGCTATGGCGAGTCTTTGGTGTGCGGCTTCGCCCGCCTTTATGGATATCAGATCGGGCTTATTGCAAACAACGGTGCGCTGCTCAGCGATAGCGCGCTGAAGGGCGCTCACTTCATCCAATTGTGCGACAAGAATCGAACGCCCCTGCTGTTTCTGCAGAATATCACGGGTTTCATGGTCGGCCGCGAATACGAACGGCGTGGCATCACCAAGGATGGCGCCAAGCTGATCATGGCCGTCTCTGGAGCGTCGGTGCCTAAATTCACGGTTATTTGCAACCGCTCCCACGGAGCGGGGACATTCGCTATGGCGGGACGAGCTTTCGATCCACGCTTTATGTTCTCCTGGCCGCAGTCTCAGATTTCAGCGATGGGTGCAGAGCAAGCGGCAGGCGTGCTTACCCATGTCAAGGCAAGACAATTGGCCCGGGCGGGTGGACGTTTATCGGAACAAGGTTTGGCGGCCATTCGAGAGCCTATTGTCGAAGAGTATCGGGAACGATCGAGCGCCTACTATGCAACTTCCGAAATCTGGGACGACGGCATTCTCGATCCCGTCGACACCAGAAACGCGCTCGCAATCGTCCTGAGCGCTTCGCTCAATACTCCCATCGAGCCGCCACGTTACGGCGTCTTCAGACTGTAG
- a CDS encoding biotin carboxylase N-terminal domain-containing protein, producing MRKLPFQTILIANRGEIAVRIIKTLRGLGLRSAVVYHDADAGTPAVAMADTAIAISGRTPIAAYLDIPQIIAAAHKASADALHPGYGFLSENAEFARAVTKAGIAFIGPAPESIELMGDKIRARNFVQRNGFAVAPSIEEDDPATFTFRARTVGVPLLVKPSAGGGGKGMRIVRDLANLEDAIAQARSEAQRYFGDGRLYVERYVENPRHIEVQVLGDSFGNVVHLFERECSVQRRFQKVIEEAPSPALSPELRRRVCEAAAGIARAAKYQNAGTVEFIYGGGEFYFLEMNTRLQVEHSVTEMITGIDLVAQQIYVAAGRELGFSQSDIVSKGQAIEARLYAEAPERGYVPTTGKVLVLEYPDGDGIRIDSGIVQGQQITTAFDPMLAKIIVHSPTRNEAALKAHRAIGELVLLGCETNAHFLTRILRDEAFLSGHVHTGYLEENPHIASGEAASDLSAFLATAALLTRPVRESADAVPELHAALGSWRN from the coding sequence ATGCGTAAATTACCTTTCCAAACCATTCTGATCGCCAACAGAGGCGAGATTGCCGTACGAATCATCAAGACCTTGCGAGGGCTGGGGCTTCGCTCTGCAGTTGTCTACCACGATGCGGATGCGGGGACGCCGGCTGTCGCCATGGCTGACACGGCGATTGCAATCAGCGGTCGCACGCCGATTGCCGCCTATCTCGATATCCCGCAAATCATTGCTGCTGCCCACAAGGCGAGCGCCGACGCTCTTCATCCGGGCTATGGATTTCTCTCCGAGAATGCTGAGTTCGCCAGGGCCGTCACAAAGGCGGGCATTGCTTTCATCGGGCCAGCTCCGGAAAGCATCGAGCTGATGGGCGACAAAATCAGGGCCCGCAACTTCGTTCAGCGGAACGGTTTTGCGGTTGCACCTTCGATCGAAGAAGATGATCCAGCGACATTCACATTCAGGGCGCGAACTGTTGGCGTTCCTTTGCTGGTGAAACCATCGGCTGGAGGTGGCGGCAAGGGCATGCGGATCGTGCGCGACCTCGCTAACTTGGAGGATGCGATTGCGCAGGCGCGCAGTGAGGCGCAGAGATACTTCGGCGATGGCCGGCTTTACGTCGAACGATACGTCGAAAACCCGCGGCACATCGAAGTTCAGGTGCTCGGCGACTCCTTCGGAAACGTGGTCCATCTCTTCGAGCGAGAGTGCTCGGTGCAGCGCCGGTTCCAGAAGGTCATCGAGGAGGCGCCGTCCCCCGCACTGTCGCCGGAGTTGCGCAGGCGGGTCTGCGAAGCTGCCGCGGGCATCGCGCGTGCCGCCAAGTACCAGAACGCAGGCACTGTCGAATTCATCTACGGCGGCGGAGAGTTCTATTTTCTTGAGATGAATACGCGTCTGCAAGTTGAGCATAGTGTGACCGAGATGATCACCGGCATCGATCTTGTTGCTCAACAGATCTATGTCGCCGCGGGCCGCGAACTTGGATTTTCGCAGTCCGATATTGTCTCGAAAGGACAAGCGATCGAGGCTAGACTGTACGCGGAAGCCCCGGAACGCGGATATGTTCCGACGACTGGCAAGGTACTTGTTCTTGAGTATCCGGACGGCGACGGCATACGGATCGACAGTGGCATCGTGCAAGGCCAGCAGATCACGACAGCGTTCGATCCCATGCTCGCAAAGATCATCGTGCATTCGCCGACGCGCAATGAGGCTGCGCTGAAGGCCCATCGCGCGATCGGTGAACTGGTGCTTCTCGGCTGCGAGACAAACGCACACTTTCTCACACGTATCCTCCGCGACGAGGCTTTTCTGAGCGGACACGTCCATACGGGATATCTTGAGGAAAATCCGCACATCGCATCGGGCGAAGCTGCGTCCGACTTATCGGCCTTCCTCGCCACAGCCGCCCTCCTGACGAGACCTGTCCGCGAATCGGCAGATGCCGTGCCCGAGCTTCACGCCGCGCTGGGCAGCTGGAGAAACTGA